In Chrysemys picta bellii isolate R12L10 chromosome 4, ASM1138683v2, whole genome shotgun sequence, the sequence AGAACAGTTTGTTAATGGCCTAGGGAATCATCAGAGCAAGTCAGTGTTGCTCTGGGGGACTTGTAGCGGGAGGGACGGTACAGTTGGAAATTCACTAGTGTGCCAATAAATATCAGCCAAGATTTTCCAAGAGCAactggtgattttgggtgcccacgTTGACATAGTTGACATACCCCCAATTTTCAGAGAacagatgctcagcattttctgaataAACTATCGAGCCAACCATCAGGTCTGGTTAAGGTGCCTTAAGTTGAgcatccaaaaatcactagtcccttCTGAAAAACGTGGCTATTGTTCTTCTGGTGTTTTGACCCCACGATCACACCAatattatatagcatttttcccAGTACAAGTGGAGGGAATATTTCCAAGTCCAATgccatcaatgggagtcttttcatggacttcaaggggctttggatctggtcctTCAAGCATACGCTTTGCAGGTGTATTTTAAGCTCTGATGTTTGAAAGCGTGGTCCTATTCAGCattgccagctcttgtgatttcATCATGAGATTTGTGATACTTGCTGTTTGTAtaaaagtcccagctcctggagacctGTGATTACAAGAGAATCttatcattcatttaaaaaaaaataccacaaaacaaaaatatctgcAAGTTGCTAAGCCTCATGGTTGTGGAAGAAAACTGGAAAGTGTGAACCACGCCCACACGGAGTCAGGCCCCGCCCACACGGAGTCAAGCCACGCCCACACGGAGCCAAGCCACGAGAAGACAAATATAAAGCTTGCCAAGATGTATTACTTTGTAATTCTCAGGATTAAGCCCAATCTCATGGTTTTGGCTCATGATTTTTTGATTGCTTGGGGCTGGCAATACTACGGACAAAATCCACCCCAGTCAAGAGGGCCAGCCCAAGGCCTGTGCAGCACTTATTATCAAGACTTAAGTGATACACAGGCATCCTACACaagtgtgaatttcacccttaagaCCTTAGGAGAAAGGGTTCCAATACCACAAGTCACACCTTCGTAAGCAGATTTTCACAGACTTCTCATTATGCTTGGAGTCACTTGATGTATCTAGAGGTATCCCTGAGATGTGTCTCTTTGACATATTTGCGATGTCTTTAACATTTGCTTAGGCACCTATGTATGCTCTTTAAAATAAAGCAATACCACCATTTTAATTCATTAGAGAAAAACGAGACTGGAAAGGGAAGGAACACAACTGCCACAAAATTCTAGACAGCAGCTTTTGTAACTGAGGATAATTATAAGCCAAAGGTGGCAGTTTATCATAATTGCAGGGATCCTGGTAATGCTGGTCCAGAGAGGAGAATAATAATGGTCATAGTAACGCTGTTGCTAATAGCTGTGCCTGAGTAGGCGTCTCCATTTAGGAGACGTTCTGCATTCTGCTCGTTGCACGTTGTCTCGAGTTGGAGCCTGGCTCCCAAGTCATTAGCCTGGGTTTGATTCTCCACGACACCCACATTGAAGGGGAATCTCATTTAAATTCTGTAATTGATCACTACCCTACAAAGCGATTGGTTTGCCTGCTACTGAACATATTACATGGGTGCTCtcctgaaagcactttacaaacattaaacttCACAAACTCACCCCCTCGCCATGTGGTAGCAGGAAAGCCTTAGCCTCACTTCAAACTGAATCCGGAGATCAGCAGCCTGACTTTTCAAAGGGGGCGCAGTCATTACATGCCGTGAAAGCTCAGCgtcttcctggctcaggttccaCAGGGAGTGGGCATTAGTACTCACGAATTCCTAGCTCTCGATGCTGCGCTCAGACCCTCTTTCTATGGGTCTGATTCAACGCCCACTGCAGTCAATCAAAACACTCTTATTGACCTTAATAGAAATTGGAGTAGTCACTATGGGCTCAGTCCTgctctcatttaagtcaatggcaaagctcctattgactcAGTTAGGCAAGGGTAAAGCCATACATACAATGGGACACAAAAGAATGTGCCCTGTGCTATCCACTGAAGTGTGATATCACCACATACAGGCTGAATCTCAGTGTTATAAAAAAAGCCATGAAaagcaaattggaaaaaaaattaaggtaTTAAACCTGTTATGCCTGCCATGAAACAGAGCAGTCAATTCTTCTGCCAAATGCATTTTAAACTAATGGTCACAAGAGATCCCAAACTCTGTATTTTGCAGTGGAACGGGCAGGATGTAAATTGGTAATAAAAACACATATTATACTTAATGATTTATTGACAACAAGGGTCAGAAAATTAGTTGTTCTAATAGGGTTTTACCATGACAAGCCATACGTTAAGAGCTTAGAACTTGTGTATATCATTATCAGGCCCATGAAGAAAAAACATGGTCTTTGCAATTACAATTTGTGTTTCCCTAACAGCTTTGGTTTGAACTCATTTTTGGTACATGATTCAACACAATAATCTGATGTGCAAAGGACTAGGTGCAACAACAAGAAGTGGCAATATTTGTTTCTCTGGGCAGTAGGACTTTTTAAGCTCCTTGTGCAAATATTTCTGAAAGTCTGTTTACACGATGTCCATCCTGAATGTGAGAAGACAGCATCAATGGGGACACAATTCAGCTGGAAACGGAATACATCCCACTACCGCCAGAATACAGAGTGCCCAAGAGTCAAATGAATTGGGCCTCCAAGATGGACAGGATTGTCAGCACACAAGAGATCTGGGAAATAGATTTGAGTGTAGGCAGAGAGCTGTATTATAGATTTCTTTAGTTTACCGATGCTTATAATTGCCACCAACGTAGGAAGGCTAATTATGCATAGCGCAGTTAATCCCTGATTTATAGAACACCTTTTTACAAACATCAAACTGCCTTACAACCTACACCCACCACTAAATTGCAGCGCACAACAGCTTTTATAACAGTGCTGTCAACAATGCACAGCTGGCTTAGGATAAGGACAAATATTGTATGCAACTGAAACTGCAGGTGGAATGTAGAGGAGTAGAAGATGGACAGAACCCATATGAGACTTTGCTAGGACACCAGAGCCACGGCCCAGCCCTACCCAACTCTTGCAacagtgccatgggatctttaataacCCCCAGTAGTTTTAGATCTAACCTTAAAGACCACATCCTCCCACACACTCCGAGACAGCAGCTAAATGAGAGGAGCACCCACTACTGGGGGCTACCCAACAACCCTTCCTGAATGTCTCCCTCCCATCCAAGTATTGACCTAGCCTAATGATGCTTAACTGAGGAGATCGTAAATGCTCACAACCAAAGGTTTACAGCTGTGGGCTTCCCTTGGGAGCTGGAGATACTGCCCTACACACACTCTCTTCTCTTCCTAAAGGGATCATTTAGCAATGGACGTCAGAGTAGAAAAGTGACACCTCACCATCAGGTTATGCAAGTGCGATATTGCATTAGCTCTTAAGACTCAGGATTTGAACACTGCAGTTGGGACAATGTGCAATGAAACTTTATGCCAAGTGATTTCAGACAGGAAAGGTAATAGGAAGTGCTGTTGTGCAAACAGCTGGTAACAGCAGATGCCAGTTCACCTTGAAGCCCAGGGGGTCAGGTCCTTAGAGGTGCTAAATAGATTAGATCCATTGATTTTTCAGCGGAACTACACTCATTTGAacccaaaaacaacaaggagtctggtggcaccttaaagactaacagatttatttgggcataagctttcgtgagtaaaaacctcatctgttagtctttaaggtgccaccagactccttgttgtttttgtagatgcagactaacatggctaccccctgatacttgatcatTTGAACCCAGTGCATCCaaccctttttaaaattgtgcTTGCTGAACTGCCTGGAGGGGAGAAGATTGGGCTATGCAGGATACATCTGCTTATGGGGGCGTGGTAAATCAACAAGAACACTACTCACCAGTCAGCCTCTTCCAGGTAATCAACTCTGTGTGGCACTGTCTGGTTGGCCAGAGCCACTTGGCTATCACTCACCCTAAGCAGGATTAGCAATGCTGTTGTactaaaaacaaaggaaaaagtcaGACTCGGCCTCCAGAGCATTTTTGTGTGAAAGCACATCATTAGTTTCTCCCTCAGCTCCCTTCTCTGGACTAGCGAGCAGCCAGAATACGAAGAGACGGAGGGCTTCACCAAAAACCAGCACTGCTCTCTTTCCCCTATAAAACGTCTAGTTCCCACTACTCATCAATTCAGCCCACTCAGAAGGAGCTGAGGGGAATGGCCTAATTAACCaccgccagcccagcccagccctgctcccttgaCAATCCTAACTGTGGGCCTTCCTGTTAACCCTCTGCCTGCGAATCCCAGCACGCCATCTACGTACCTCATCACACGGCTGTTTCCTATTTCAGTGAGTTCTGTAAAAAGTACAGCCTGGAGAGCGACAAGGGAGCTAATAAAGTAACAACTCTAGCAATAAGCAGGATCCAGAATGCCACAACTGGGATAAGATTAACTAGGGTTAACTAGGAGTGGGGAGAAGGATACAAAAGAGCAGTGCACTTGGCAAGTGATTCTCTCTATTTCCTTTGCTATTAGGAATATATTGTAGCAAATCCAAACACACCCAGCGCTTCATGGTGGTCACTATGCTGCATGGTGATAACCTAGAACTTTGTGGTGATagcaggaacagaactcagatccTCCAGTGCCAAAACAATGAGCCGCTGATCACTTGTGCGAAAGGAGAATCTCTTTTAGCTGCTTTCATTACAGAGCCAatgacacacagttgagcagttctgCCTCTGTCCACTAGAGAGCGGCAGTTAGGTATTCCATAATTATACTGTAAAGAGCATTGAGGGTCTCAGATGAAGCTGCTATAGATATCTCAAGTATTAATGAATAATAACAAAGGAATATGAGCAGGAAAGGCTGTGTTTCAAGCTCTCATTGAAACACAGCTTTGAAAACACTAGCCAATGTGGCGAACAAAATGATGAGAAACAAGCGATGAGTACACGTGTTTATGTTTTAAGTTCGATCTGTTTGAAAGATTTCCCTGAAGTCAATGTTGTTCTTTAATGACTTCTTTTGATTTCTTCCTTCCAAGGATAATTTGTCCATTATGGATTAGCATCATTCCTTTGCAAATATCTTTAGAAACACGTTCTTTGCTCAGTTATCCTGGTGTAAATGCAGAATAAGAGCACCAGCTTTGAAAGAATTGCTCCAGGTTTAAACTCATGTgagtgagatcaaaatctggccctgaaactATTTCGATGCATCCTTCTCTCTCCAGAATCTTCCCTTCCACCTCTACCTTCAATTGGTTTTTCACTGGTGTGTCCTctattacactttaaaaaaaaatctggtagaAAATCAGCTGTCTGATCCTAAACTGTAAAATATTGCATTAGTCCCTGTAATACATCCCTCTCTCTAACAATTCCAGGACTTCAGATAGGCATTTTATAGGAATGTGCAGTTTCTGTCCATAGGGTCACTGCTGAATATAAATGATCTTTGATTAAATACAAACTGTGCTCCTTGTGCCCTTTAGAGGTGAACTGCAAAATTGCAAacctttattaagaaaataattgGACTCTTACAGGCAAACCAGTTGTAACATTACAAATACCCTGAGTCATAGCAGTCCAACCACCATCAGGCAACAAATCCTATATCAAGAAATACAATTTACATCAAGGGCTcggctttgtttttgttttttcctgcaaGGAATGGCAGCAGAATTGTTTATTGATGAATAAATTCAATTGTTGTTCACACAAAACAGAAATAATTGGCCAGTGGAAAAAGAAAACATCCACATTGTAAACCACAGGGCAACAGATAtatacacccccacacacacttataCATACGCACACAATAAATAGCATGCAGAGTGAGAAATAAACACCGCTGACTTAGATCCGATACTTTAATAAAACTGCATATTGTAATAGCATGAACTGCAGTTAATGATCTcaggattttctttttgtttttttcagtgtagCTCTCAGAAAAGTAAAGGGCCAATAGCCCTTGTTTCTGACAGGCATAGTGGAAGCAGTTGTTGCTCAAACTTCCAAACTCAAAGCTCTGCCAACATGTTTCAAACTCTGATCTGCGACAACCCCTGCTGTTCTGGTTCTGAACCAACAATTCTGACACATCTAATTTTTATACACTGAGAACTaaccttaaaaagaaacaaaacaaaacaaaatcctctCCCCTGGATCTGAAAAAATCCAGCGAGTTTCTTCAGAACAAGCCGCGCAGCACAGTTAAAAATCCCACTGTCCCAGGGTGCCCAggttctcttctcttcctctaccatgcccatcactgtggtatctgaaccCGTTGTGATCATGGAGATACAAACTCTACCGGTACCAATCTTTCCGGGACCGAGATAACAACAAATCATAATGTACTTTACATGACCGCCTTGAAGCCCCTTTTTaagatcagggcccagctgggctTGGTGGTGTACATAAACATAGCAAGAAACAGCtcccgccccaaagagcttacaacctaaacggttaagacagacaaaaggtgggaaggAACGAAGGATTACTATCTCCATCTTACAGACAGTGAACTGTGCACTAACACTGAAACTAAACCTTTCCCACCACAGcgggatttttaaaatttcaatttcCTGCTTATCCTCAAGAATCGCAGCCCAGCAAGGTCCAGGAGACACTGCGACATATACAACTGCCCGCACATCTACACAAAGCAcgggggaggtgtgtgggggggtctcgtTTTAGGTCTATCTACTCTCTGAGATTGTATCTACACTACGATTTTGTTATTGCTAAAATTTCCCATCCCCAATTGATCTCCACCAATTACAGCAGCAGTTAGCTCCCAAGGGAGAGAGGGCTGCAGGGGACTACCAGGGTTTTAAATACTATGTCATCtgtccctgctcagagcaggtctgcACGAAGAAGGAAGATTCTGTTGGGGCTCCTAGTAAGAGAGAACACAGTTGGGAAGTGAGAAAATCAGGGCAGCAGGcggaaaagagggagagaaatagtttttgaaagaaaaagaggGAAAGGGATCTTCAGAATAAAGAAGTGAAAATCCAGGGGAGAGAAGATTATGAGGCGAAGGGGCGTTAAACCCCAAAACTGGGGGAAATCCTCCTAATTATCCCTTCTAATTAATATAAAGCACACATGCAGATAAGGCTCTTTACAAGCATTCATGAATTAAAACTTCACGACACTCCCAAGAGGCAGGaaatattatcatccccattgtacagaagggggaagtgactggcccaaaaCCACATTTTGAAGAGCTGGGCACAGAAGCCAACTCTTCTGACACCCAGCCTCAGGGTTTAACCACAAGCCCAAAATTCGCCTCCTGCAGGCAAGAAACACAGTCCCCTTCTTACAGGAGATAAGTACACTATCATCTGTATTTTTGGCACTGTAATTTCTAAGGCACTTGTCTCTTGACAGAAGCTATTGCATTTCTAATTGAATCATCTATTGCATTTCTCTTGGCTCAAACTATCTGTAACATGCTTTGCCTACTGACGGAAATTATTATGTGTTTgcatccctttcccctcccatgAATTTTCATGAGGCTTTTTTAACTACACAGCACACACCCTAAATCTATGATAAGGGAGACCAGACAGTTATTCCAGACTGAAGACTGAAACTGCTCTGCAGACAGATTCACAGAGGATATGTTCTTCTTCGCTGGCTGTGTAGAAGCTGCTGGCATGACCCTTCCACCAACAGTCCAGAGATTGTCTAGGTTGTTCTGAACTAGCCACAGTGGAGTAACCAGTTTTCTGCTCCCTGTCCAACAGGGGACGGCCATCTGTCTGATGAACTGAAATTGCAGTGTTTGGGCTAGGAAGACTAACCAAGCTTGTTAGGATATCAAACATTTGATCAGTTTCACAAAATTCTTGTAAtggaggtaagtatcattatcccattatacagatggaggGACAGAGGTGGGGAGGTCATGCAGTGAGTCACAGACAGAGCTGGGTCACTTAGGGCATTGACGTCAAtaagaatctttccactgactttaatgggaattggatcaggcccttcatttGTACTATTGTACAGAGGAGGAAGCACAAGTCCTCTGTAAAGTATATTGATACCGGAGATTAAAATCAGTGCCTTAGCTATGAAAGTCTTGGGAAGTAGACGGTACCTCgcccagtgcactaaatgccctaacaacaactatgtgggtgaaatgagacaatcactacgctctccaATGaagtcacacagaaaaatgataagacaaaacaccctatcacccgtGGCCGATCATTTTTCACAAAGGGTCACTCcctatctgacctctcagtcctcatcctccaaGGAAACCGGCACAACACGTTCAAAAGATGAACctggagtttaaattcataactttgctagatactcaAAATCAGGACTcagtaaagacactggatttatggctcattacaataaGCGGGAACACACTGACCCTCCTTTGCCCGACAACTGCAGAGTTGTCAAGTGCCCACTTCACcctgaatggtctcttgcaatgTGCTAACTCCTTGTGCTTAATCTGCTCCACCTTGTATATAGCTGTGACTCTTGGAGTACCTTTTccaggtctgaagaagagctttgtgtaagccccaaagcttgtctctctccccaacagaagttggtccaataaaagacattacctcacccactttgtctctctcaaaTCTCAGAAGAGGTGGGATGGGAAGGTTTGGGAGCTGCAGAAATATGGCTCTGTAGTGCGTTTGAGAGGTGATAGTGCAAACCACTGAGGAAGAGGGTGAGAGAAACGTTCCCTGCCTGGGAGGCTGCTGAGCCTTTAAAAGCACGAAACAGACAATTTAAGGATGGGGGAGTATTTctggggtccccctcccccttcctaccAATACATCACTGGTGGTGAAAACGGGTCCGGTGTTGAAGTCCTGGAAATCTCAGCTTTGTAGGAGAATCAGAGGGAGCAGGGAGATTCAGCAGAAGAGATGCAAGGCATCTTCTTTTATTCCTCAAGGGAGGAAATTGACAGCCACCTGTGTGTGCTGCTTCTCTgactccagccagccgcagctcaGCAACAGGGTGGCAGCggaagggagcaggagagagcaggCAGCTCCCAGGCTATAAAACTCAGACCCAAGCCAGACGCTGTTCACACATCGCAGGCTGCATTCAGAAGGCACTACAGCACCTAAACAGAGACCAGACATTTTAACACCAGAAACCTGGCTTCTTTCAAGTTACCCTCTGGATGAAAAATCCAATAGATGGAGCATCTCTAAGGtgcttcttatttatttttattgcatttttaaaaaacaagaaagtaagtttttttttctttctgaaactTAACGACAGGGGAGAAGGGGGTAGGGGGGATTTGGGAGCTGACCAGCCCGGGCTGAAAGAAGATTTGGAGTTGGCTAATGCAAGAGGGAGAAGAGGGATTTAGGAGCTTTCCAGGGGGATATTGCATCAAATTACCCAAGAAGAAGGTTTGAAATTGACCTGCCTAACAGGAGAGGAGATTTGCCATCAGTTAGTTGAGGACTTGTCTgaaaccgagagagagagagagaggattcaCTCAGGGGTGGGGAAAGCAACAGGGGAAATGCCCAGCTCCAGGATCTGGGGGTGAGGAAATGGAACCGCTCCAGCTCAGCTTGCTAGAGGGATTCATTTTAAACACGCCACTTTGAAAAAGAAGTTTGCTGGTTCCACGGTTgtctccagccccagcagctctctTCCCCCCTTGCCAGCCGACCGCCGCCTCCCGCCCAGCTCTCCCAGCAATGGAGCCGGATTGGGAAAGGAACAGCACTCCCTGCAGCGACCCTGGGGACGTCCTGACCCAGGTGGGGGATCTCAACTGGACTCTCTTCCACACCCGGGACGAGGAGCTAGCCCGGGCCGAGATTGGGGTGCTGGCCACCATCCTGGCAGTTGCCGCCGTGGGcaacctgggggtgctgctggcCATGTACCGGCTGAGGAAGAAGATGAGCAGGATGCACCTCTTCATCCTGCACTTGGGGCTGACCGACCTGGGGGTAGCGCTtttccaggtgctgccccagatGATCTGGGAGGTGACCTACCGCTTCCTGGGGCCCGACCTGCTCTGCAGGGCCGTCAAGTACCTGCAGGTGCTAAGCATGTTCGCCTCCACCTACATGCTCATCATGATGACTCTGGACCGCTACATGGCCGTGTGCCACCCGCTGCGCACTCTGCAACAGCCAGGCAGGCAGGCCTACCTGATGATCGGGGCCACCTGGGTGTTCAGTGGCCTGCTCAGCCTGCCCCAGGTCTTCATCTTCTCATTGCAGGAGGTGCACCAGGGCTCCGGGGTGCTGGACTGCTGGGCTGACTTCAGATACCCCTGGGGCGCCAGGGCGTACATCACCTGGACCACGTTGTGTGTCTTCGTCCTGCCCGTGGTCATCCTCACCATCTGCTACAGCCTCATCTGCCACGAGATCTGCAAGAACCTCCGGGGCAAGACGCAGAGCGGAGCAGAGATGGGAGCGGGgtgcccctgcagccaggcctcccGGGTGAGCAGCGTGCGCACCATCTCCAGGGCCAAGATCCGCACGGTGAAGATGACCTTTGTCATCGTGCTGGCCTATGTCGCCTGCTGGGCGCCCTTCTTcagcgtgcagatgtggtcggtTTGGGACGAGAACGCCCCCGATGACGGTGagtgatggggggcagggggagagccgGGATGCAGCGCAGGGGCACCTCATACAGCTTGCCAGCTGCAGCCACCCCCAGGCCGGGGTGTGTACATGGGCATCCAGGGCAGCTATTGGCTTCTAAAGCATGACTCCTGGCCCCAACACAGGTACGTACACACACCAAACACGCTCACACCAAACATGCAGCACACACAGAAACAACACACTCATGCAGAATACAACATATACATCCTCAGAACACACAAACAGCACACATATGCATCCAGAAtacaatatacacacacaacacactcacGCAAAACACACAGAGAATACACACACAGCACACCACAACTAAGATACACTCACATACTCAACCCTCCAATATGCAAAAACATTTTGTTCGCACACAAATGATAAACACAGCAAAAAGATAATCCCTCTCTTGGTTTGTGATTATTTACACacattctacacacacacacacacaaagacacagtctatgcgcgcacacacacacacacacacattaaatgcACATCCAGTCACAAAGATATACTCACATATTCACTCACAAAGCTATATATACTCTTCCATACACAGACACATTCATTCAACAAAGGTACATAGTCACACCCACACAGACAGACCCACACGTAC encodes:
- the AVPR1B gene encoding vasopressin V1b receptor codes for the protein MEPDWERNSTPCSDPGDVLTQVGDLNWTLFHTRDEELARAEIGVLATILAVAAVGNLGVLLAMYRLRKKMSRMHLFILHLGLTDLGVALFQVLPQMIWEVTYRFLGPDLLCRAVKYLQVLSMFASTYMLIMMTLDRYMAVCHPLRTLQQPGRQAYLMIGATWVFSGLLSLPQVFIFSLQEVHQGSGVLDCWADFRYPWGARAYITWTTLCVFVLPVVILTICYSLICHEICKNLRGKTQSGAEMGAGCPCSQASRVSSVRTISRAKIRTVKMTFVIVLAYVACWAPFFSVQMWSVWDENAPDDESTNVAFTITMLLASLSSCCNPWIYMFFSGHLLHDILWYVSCCGSFRPGLKRQNSNGSLCSRKTTILTQSHQTDTPGIQLQQGDLKDFYQSYEDTVTESGVL